One Mercurialis annua linkage group LG3, ddMerAnnu1.2, whole genome shotgun sequence DNA window includes the following coding sequences:
- the LOC126675332 gene encoding uncharacterized protein LOC126675332 isoform X1, translated as MLSRWNRTASQLSKLYSSNHKHNLFSIQCLSKSSASAAVSPAPSHDSAGLPSPSKSPARVNLDKMFWSKPRSLTIPKDSPLRVNEPDYQGIKRFFLKLMLFYSTQSKSIRGANVVYKRIVSQVDKPLIYDVFNLEKTFKMTFSLLVLHMWLVLRRLKQEGNEGVEFGQYLYEIYNHDVELRVSKAGVNLLLIKWMKELEKIFYGNIVAYDAALLPEAKSTELVKVVWKNVFSDDGSSEPDASALRAVQAMARYVRHEVDCFSLTDKEAMFSGNFMFTALENASSSDTTRR; from the exons ATGTTGTCGAGATGGAACCGAACAGCTTCCCAACTCTCCAAACTCTACTCTTCAAATCACAAACACAATCTTTTCTCCATTCAATGCCTCTCCAAATCATCGGCGTCCGCCGCTGTATCACCGGCTCCTTCTCATGATTCTGCCGGACTCCCTTCCCCTTCCAAATCACCGGCACGT gtAAATTTGGATAAAATGTTTTGGTCAAAGCCACGTTCGTTGACTATACCGAAGGATTCTCCGCTTAGGGTTAACGAACCTGATTATCAAGGCATTAAGCGGTTTTTTCTTAAGCTTATGCTGTTCTATAGTACACAAAGCAAATCTATTAGAGGTGCTAATGTGGTTTACAAGCGCATTGTTTCGCAAGTTGATAAGCCTCTAATTTACGACG TGTTCAATTTGGAGAAGACATTTAAAATGACATTCTCATTGCTTGTGCTCCACATGTGGCTTGTCCTGCGCCGATTAAAACAGGAAGGGAATGAGGGTGTTGAATTCGGGCAGTATTTGTATGAGATTTACAATCATGATGTTGAGCTCAGAGTTTCTAAAGCTGGC GTTAACTTACTGTTGATAAAATGGATGAAAGAATTGGAGAAGATATTTTATGGTAACATTGTTGCTTATGATGCTGCCTTGCTTCCTGAGGCTAAATCTACTGAGCTAGTGAAGGTGGTTTGGAA GAATGTCTTTTCTGATGATGGGAGTTCAGAGCCAGATGCTAGTGCATTACGTGCTGTCCAG GCAATGGCAAGATATGTACGTCATGAAGTCGATTGTTTTTCATTAACAG ACAAAGAAGCCATGTTTTCTGGGAATTTCATGTTCACCGCCTTGGAAAATGCATCTTCTTCTGATACAACAAGGAGGTGA
- the LOC126675332 gene encoding uncharacterized protein LOC126675332 isoform X2, which yields MLSRWNRTASQLSKLYSSNHKHNLFSIQCLSKSSASAAVSPAPSHDSAGLPSPSKSPVNLDKMFWSKPRSLTIPKDSPLRVNEPDYQGIKRFFLKLMLFYSTQSKSIRGANVVYKRIVSQVDKPLIYDVFNLEKTFKMTFSLLVLHMWLVLRRLKQEGNEGVEFGQYLYEIYNHDVELRVSKAGVNLLLIKWMKELEKIFYGNIVAYDAALLPEAKSTELVKVVWKNVFSDDGSSEPDASALRAVQAMARYVRHEVDCFSLTDKEAMFSGNFMFTALENASSSDTTRR from the exons ATGTTGTCGAGATGGAACCGAACAGCTTCCCAACTCTCCAAACTCTACTCTTCAAATCACAAACACAATCTTTTCTCCATTCAATGCCTCTCCAAATCATCGGCGTCCGCCGCTGTATCACCGGCTCCTTCTCATGATTCTGCCGGACTCCCTTCCCCTTCCAAATCACCG gtAAATTTGGATAAAATGTTTTGGTCAAAGCCACGTTCGTTGACTATACCGAAGGATTCTCCGCTTAGGGTTAACGAACCTGATTATCAAGGCATTAAGCGGTTTTTTCTTAAGCTTATGCTGTTCTATAGTACACAAAGCAAATCTATTAGAGGTGCTAATGTGGTTTACAAGCGCATTGTTTCGCAAGTTGATAAGCCTCTAATTTACGACG TGTTCAATTTGGAGAAGACATTTAAAATGACATTCTCATTGCTTGTGCTCCACATGTGGCTTGTCCTGCGCCGATTAAAACAGGAAGGGAATGAGGGTGTTGAATTCGGGCAGTATTTGTATGAGATTTACAATCATGATGTTGAGCTCAGAGTTTCTAAAGCTGGC GTTAACTTACTGTTGATAAAATGGATGAAAGAATTGGAGAAGATATTTTATGGTAACATTGTTGCTTATGATGCTGCCTTGCTTCCTGAGGCTAAATCTACTGAGCTAGTGAAGGTGGTTTGGAA GAATGTCTTTTCTGATGATGGGAGTTCAGAGCCAGATGCTAGTGCATTACGTGCTGTCCAG GCAATGGCAAGATATGTACGTCATGAAGTCGATTGTTTTTCATTAACAG ACAAAGAAGCCATGTTTTCTGGGAATTTCATGTTCACCGCCTTGGAAAATGCATCTTCTTCTGATACAACAAGGAGGTGA